A single region of the Pelosinus sp. IPA-1 genome encodes:
- the rplL gene encoding 50S ribosomal protein L7/L12 yields MTQQEIMQAIENMSVLELSELVKALEEKFGVSAAAPVAAAAAPVAAGAAAEEKTEFDVILANAGASKINVIKVVREITGLGLKEAKEVVDGAPKAVKEKIAKADADAIKAKLEEAGATVEVK; encoded by the coding sequence ATGACTCAACAAGAAATTATGCAAGCTATTGAGAACATGAGTGTTCTTGAATTATCCGAATTGGTGAAAGCTCTAGAAGAAAAATTTGGTGTATCCGCTGCTGCTCCTGTAGCTGCTGCTGCTGCTCCTGTAGCTGCTGGTGCTGCTGCTGAAGAAAAAACTGAATTTGATGTTATCCTTGCTAATGCTGGCGCTAGCAAAATCAACGTAATCAAAGTTGTTCGTGAAATCACAGGCCTTGGCTTGAAAGAAGCGAAAGAAGTAGTTGATGGCGCTCCTAAAGCAGTAAAAGAAAAAATTGCTAAAGCTGATGCTGACGCAATCAAAGCTAAGCTTGAAGAAGCTGGCGCAACTGTAGAAGTTAAGTAA